Below is a window of Candidozyma auris chromosome 3, complete sequence DNA.
TCTTCCATCTTTATCACAGGAAAATTGTTTCCTGCTGGTGCCGTTTTTCCCATATCTGTCTCCTTCACAAGCGCTGGTAACACTGCGTTTACACGAATGGAGCCTCTCAATTCGGATGCAAGAGACTTCGTAAACCCTAAAAGACCGGCTTTCAGAGCTGCATAAACTGTAGTACCTGGACTGGTGATGCCAGTGAACGAAAGAACAGAGGCAACATTGACAATGACAGGTTTTTGGTCTTGCAGCTTCGAGATCTTTGTAAAGGGCTTTATAGCCAACTTGCTCAACACGATGGGGGCGATGAGATTAGTACTTATGGTATCCACGATGGACTGCTGGGGTGCCCTTGCCAATAGAGTATTTGCAGTTGTACCAGCGCAATTGACTAGAATTGAAGACTCATTGAAAGCCTCCAATAAAAAACCGTGGTTTTCAGGCTCCTGTCCACGAGCCAATGCTGCAAGATCATACGAGACAAACTTGTGCTCCTGCTTCTCCGGAGTTGCCAACGTTTTCACGTTGTCATATAAGGCATCTGAGTTTCTTGCCAACATTGTCACGGAGGCACCCAACTCAGCAAGAGATTTGGAGATGCTCAAGCCAATGCCTCTTGAGGCACCCGTCACTATAGCACGTCTTCCGGCAagcattgatgaaaagagaCTGTTGCGAGGAGGTAAACTTTTATACAGACGAGGCTTGAGAAGCAGCAATTGCTTGTGGATAGCAAACGTAACGCAACAGAGGGAGAGAGCTCAGCAGTGAGGATCTCAAAATGGCACAAAATAAGAAGAGACAGCGACCGTCTTGTGACACGGCTATTGGTCAACAATTTAAGTTGCAAAGTCCTAGAATACCAGCAATGTTTGGTTAGATTCAATATATTGTTTTAGGTCGAAAAGTAATGGTGCCCTTTCAAGGACATTTCCTTGAGTAATTTGTagcaatttttttgataaCTCTGGACAAGTGTGGCGGAAATTAGACGTTCTCGcactgaagaaaaagtctACTACCCCACAAATACTACCtttaaaaaagaaaagtatTTAAAAATAAGAATTATGAGCAAAGCATTGAAAAAACTCGAGTGGCTTGTAATCATTTACGATAAGCCGATTAATCAGAGACTTAAGTTTAGACCCCAACACTTTCAGAATTTTCCGAAATTGTTGGAGAGCGGAAATGTCACAAGTGCTGGGCCTGTCTTCAAAGACGACGAGAGAACGCAGTTTGCTGGATCAGCTTTCACGATTGCCGCTGAAAAGAAGTCTGATGTCattgacttgttgaaaaaggaCGTTTatgccaaagaagatgtgTGGGATTTCGACAACGTTATCATTCACCCATACACGCCAGTGGTGAGGACTCTCAAGGAATTTCCCCAATGAACAATATAAGAAGCTACAAATAAATAAGTGAGAAATAAGAGATTCCATTAAAATTATAGGCGAAAAAGTTTTGACTTTGGGACGAAAATTTCGGAGTGAAGATGAGTATGAAAGAATAAAGGAAGAAATCCACCGAGTGTAGATCATGAGAAATGCTATGCTTTTTTAAACAAGAGCGGCAGCAATGGCAGCCAatccagcagcagcaccaacaGCGGCCTTGCCAGCATTGTTAGGAGCAGTCGATACTCCAGCAATGCTGCTTGGCTGGCTGGAGGAAGCTGGAGGCTTCGACTCAGGCGCTGTGGTGGTTGGAGCAGTCTCGCCTGGACCTGGTTTGGTTGGAGCTGGCCCGCCTGGACCTGGCTGGGTT
It encodes the following:
- a CDS encoding 3-oxoacyl-[acyl-carrier-protein] reductase (NADPH): MLAGRRAIVTGASRGIGLSISKSLAELGASVTMLARNSDALYDNVKTLATPEKQEHKFVSYDLAALARGQEPENHGFLLEAFNESSILVNCAGTTANTLLARAPQQSIVDTISTNLIAPIVLSKLAIKPFTKISKSQDQKPVIVNVASVLSFTGITSPGTTVYAASKAGLLGFTKSLASELRGSIRVNAVLPALVKETDMGKTAPAGNNFPVIKMEDAVNNTVELITDESLNGKLLIADGKGPRFLETSPNK
- the OFR1 gene encoding Ofr1p yields the protein MSKALKKLEWLVIIYDKPINQRLKFRPQHFQNFPKLLESGNVTSAGPVFKDDERTQFAGSAFTIAAEKKSDVIDLLKKDVYAKEDVWDFDNVIIHPYTPVVRTLKEFPQ